In Posidoniimonas corsicana, the genomic window CGCAGGAGGTTGCGCTCTTGGACGCGGTCAAGGCGATCGCCATGTTCCGCAAGGTGAAGATCCCGTTGCTGGGCGTGGTGGAGAACATGAGCTACTTCCTCTGCCCCGACAACAACAAGCGCTACGACATCTTTGGCACGGGCGGCGCCCGCGCGAAGGCCGAGGAGCTCTCGGCGCCCTTCCTCGGCGAGCTGCCGATCAACATCGCGATCCGCCAGCGCGGCGACGACGGACAGACCTCCGGCAACCTGGACGACGCGCAGACCGCCGGCTACTTCGAGCAGATCGCCCGGCAGATGGTCCGCAACATCGCCCGCGAGCACGAGCGGGCCCCGGCGATGCCCTCGCTGCCGGTGCTGTAACCGCCCAGCTGCGGTGCGGAGCGGCCCAGCCGGGGTGGCTCCAGAAGAGCTTTCCACCAACGAATAAAGGCCGGAACCGCTGAGCGGGACCGGCCTTTTTTCGTTGTTTCAGCGGGCGTTTTGCGTCCGGGACGACGCCGCCCTACTTCTTCTTCCGACGCACCTTCTTCTTGGCGGTCTTTTTCTTGGCCGTCTTCTTCTTGGCGGCCTTCTTCTTGGCGGCCTTCTTCTTCGTCTTCTTCTTGGCGGCCTTCTTCTTGGCCGTCTTCTTCTTCGCTACCTTCTTCTTCTTGGCCGTCTTCTTCTTGGCGGCCTTCTTCTTCGTCTTCTTCTTGGCGGCCTTCTTCTTGGCCGTCTTCTTCTTCGCTACCTTCTTCTTGGCAGACTTCTTCTTAGCCGCCTTCTTCTTGGGCGCCGCCTTCTTACGGGCGACCTTCTTCTTCTTGGCCACAACAACTCCTCCATAAAAGAGACTGAACGGCCCGCCGCCCGCTGCGCAAGTACTAGCGCGGACGACGGTCGTCCGTAACAAAGGGGTCGGCCTTCCAGGTCGACCCGCCGGTGTCTGCCAAGCCGCCCATTAGCAGTCGACGCAAACGTCGTTTACTTGTGGGCAACTATCCTTGACAAACATCGGCATTGCATCTGTCGGTAGTTGTACGAATTAGCGCCTACAGTGCAACACGTTTTGATTAAAAAAACGCCCCGCGCAACGCTGCGCAACCAACGTGCGCCGCGCGTTGCGCGCGGCGGCAACACCACTGCAACGCGACGCGCGCATCGCGAGCGCTAACCAAGACGACGTGTCGCTGCTGATCACGACACCCATGGTCACAAGTCCGCGCAGCAACGCCCGCTCAAGGTTGCGCGGCGTGTGCGCAACGCGCGAACACATAAAAAGCACTGGAAAAACAGGGCTTCGGTGCGTCACCTACCGCGCGGCGCACTACGCACTGCGTTGCTAATGCGCGGCCGATTGGTCCGCCTTAGAGCTTTGCTCGTTCAGCAAAGAATGGCGTCGCCGCCATTGTTAAGAGCGTCGCAGCGCGTCGTTTGGCCAGCGGGCTTGGACACGCAACGCAACGCTACTTGAGCACAAAAAAATTTTGCACTTTTTTTGTTAAGCGTGCCGACGAACCGGACGAAACGCTCCGGAAACATCGCGCAACGTTACGCGCGACAACCAACGCGCGCTCACCAACCTCTGCCGCGCGACTGCTGATACGCCTGAAGCATCTGGTAGTTGCTGTAGGCGAGCACGCCGAACATCAACACCGTCCACAGGCCTCCCCCCAACGACAAGAAGTACAACGCGATGCCCGCAGCGCACCCCAACGACAGCCACAAGGATGCGATCACGCCGCGGTGCGCCGGCAGACACATGGTGAGCAGCTCCCGCGACACACGCCCCCCATCCAGCGGGTAGATGGGCGCCAGGTTGAGCACACCCCACATGATGTTAATCCAGAACAGGTCCCGCAGCAGCTCGTTCATGAACACGCTGTCGACGGGCGCAACCGCCACAATCGGAAAAGGCACAAACCGCATGGCTATCGGCACGCCCGTAGCGACGAGCGCCGCGGCCAACAGCGCCGCAAAGGCAAACCCTGCGAACGGGCCCGCCAGGGAGATCAGCACCTGCCGCCAAGGCGTGTCACGCACGCCCTCGCTGATGGCCAGCCCACCCATCCCGTACAGCACAATCCGCGACCGCCCACCGTAGTGACGCTGCAGCAGTGCGTGCCCAAGCTCGTGCACCAGGATCGACACGAACACGGCCGTCACCCAGATCGCCACGGAGCGTGGCTCGGGGTTGCTGCCCAGCAGCAGGCAGACGATCCAGAAGAACGGGTGCACGCGCACCGGGAAGCCTAGCAGGCGGAAATGCAGGTCGGCGGGCGTGGGGCTCGGTTCGGAGAGGATCATGCGGCGGACTCTCTTGAGCCTGAAACGGAGGACTAAGGCAGCCCGACAAACGGGGACACCGAGTCCGACAACGGGAAGACTGTTCTCGTAGTTCGGCTGTCCGATCTGACAACAATAAACGATGCGGCGCCGCGTGCTTAGGCCGCGTCGCTAACCGCGGCTGGCGCCGCCGGTTCGAGCGTGTCGATCAGGTACTCCGAAGCGCGGACCGAAGCGCCGCCCTGCCCGATGCGCTCCTTGAGCTCCGCCATCCGCGCGACCAGTTCCTCGCGGGCGGCCTCGTCGGTTAGCCATCCGGCGGCGTGCCCGGCGAGCGCGTCGGACGGGTCCTCGCAGGTCAGGTACTCCGGCATCAACACGTGCGCGTCGCGCGGGTCGTGCGGGTCGAACACGCCTACCTCCTCGGGGAACAGCTCCTCGGCGGTCAGCAGGTTGACCAGTGTGATGTAGCGGACCCGGCGGAAGAACTTCTGCACGAAGAAGGCCAACGGCGAGACGCTGTACACAATGGCGGTCGGCTTGGTGTGGAACAGCAGCTCCAGCGACACCGACCCCGACACCGCCAGGCAGCAGGTCGCGGCGCGGATCAGTTCGGGCGTCCGCCCCACGTGCACGTCGGCCTCAACGCCCGACTTGGCGAGCTCGGTCTCGACCAGTGCGCGCTGCGACTCCTTGAACACCGCGATGGCGAACCGCACGCCAGGCGAGCGCGCGCGGATCTTCTCCGCCGCCTTGAGCTGCCACACCAGGTTCGAACGCACCTCCTGAGTGCGCGAACCCGGCAGGATGGTCACCAGCGGGCCGTTGGCCTGGTGTGATGCAACGAACTGCTCGTCGAGATGCTGGGCACGCAACTCGTCGAAGTACGGGTGGCCAAGGTAGGTCGCGTTGCAGCCCCGGTCGCGGTACCACTGCTCCTCAAATGGCAGCTTCACCAGCACGTGGTCCACGTTGCGGCGCATCTTTTTCACACGCCAGCCAGCCCACCCCCACAACTGGGGGGCGCCGTAGTAGTAAACAGGGATGCCGTGCGCCTTGGCCTTCTTGGCGATGTGCCAGTTGAAACCCGGGTAGTCGATCAGCACCACCGCGTCGGGCCGGTGCTCCGCGAAGTAGCGATCGGCGCGTTGGACTAGCGCGCGGAACTTGTGGTAGTTGAGGATCACCTGCAGGAACCACATCACGGCGAACTGCGTGAGGTCGGTGTGCAAGTCGCAGCCCGCCTGCTCCATCTTGGGCCCGCCGTAGCCGACCATCCGCCAGTCGGGGCGGCGGCGTTTGAGCTCGCGGATCAGGTTGGCGCCGTGCAGGTCGCCCGAGGGCTCGCCGACGGAGAAGAAGATGTTCATGCGCGCCGCGACACGGTTGCCGGGTAGGTGGTGGGCTGGGCAAGCTAGATCGGGCGGGGAGTATCCCAGAAACCAAGCAGCGGCGGAACGGCAGTTTGGACACGGCTAGTTGGCTGGAAGGGCCGCTAGCAGGCGCACCACCAACCACCAACCACCAACCTACCCATGCCGCGGCTCGGGCAGCCGGAGCGTCTGGACGAACGCCAGCAGCAGCACCGCCAGCCCGCCAACGAACACCGGCGTCGCGCCGATGCGGCCCACCAGGTAGCCGACCAGCGGCGAGCCAACGATCACCGGCACGGCGATGCACATGCCGATCGCCGCCACGTACTGCGGGTGGTCGTCGTCGGGCGCGGCTTCGAGCGTGTAGTTCATCAGCAGCTTGATGGTGACCGGCATGAACCCGAGCGGCACGAACACCAGGAAGAAGTAGTCGCGGGACATCTCGTCCGACGCCTGCGCGAGCAGCACGGCCAGCAGCGGGCCGGTCGCCAAACCGAGCGTCGACCACCGCAGCGCCGCGCGGTTGCCCATCCAGTCGGCCAGCGGCCCGGCGATCAGGCTGAACAGCGCGGTGGCGGCGTTCTGGATGCAGACCCACAGCATGATCTTGCCGAGGTAGTTCAGCACGGTCGCGCCCTCCGGCCGCGGGTAGAGCGACTGGTAGTGCGGGAACAGCATGAAGTTGAAGCAGACCAGCGCCGAGAGGATTGCCACCGGGCGGGCCCGCGGGTCGTCGCGTACGACGCGCCACGCGTCGACAAACTTCTGCGCGGGCCTGGTGGGGGGCTCGGTCAGCCGGTCGGGCTCCTCGCGGGTGAACAGCAGCATGCAGCCCGATGCGAGGAACGCCACGGCCGTTACGCCGAACACCCAACCGAACCCGCCGTCGGGCATTGCCAGCCAGCCCGGCAGCAGGAGCCACGCGCTGGCCACCGCCAGCGGCGCGCCGACCACCACCGCGGCCGTGTACAGCCGGCCCCGCAGGTCGGCGCGGATCAGCTTGCCGTGCAGCGCGTGCATGCCCAGCTGGTTGATCCCGGTTAGGCAGAAGAACCACCCGTAGACCGCCAGGAACAGCCACGGCATCCAGGCCGCGACGCCGTCGCCGCTGCGCCACACGCCGGAGAACCACAGTCCTGACAGGAGCGCGAAGGGCGCCGCCATCAGCAGCGACGACCGCGCCACCATCCGCTTCTTGAACGGCGAGAGCTTCAAGGGCTGCGCGTAGAGCAGCGGCGGGATGCTGAACCCCAGCCGGTTGAGCACCGGCAGCAGGCCGATCATCACCGACGAGCCGCCGATCATGCTGAGGAACATCGGCATCACGATGCTCTCGGTCTTGAAGATCCAGCCGATCCGCAGCAGCACCTGGTGCAGCATCAGCCAGACGAAGTTCCGCGACTCGTACAGCTCGCGGTGCGACAGCTCGCTGAACTCCTCGTCCCCCGGCTCGTCGAACGGCTCGTACGGCTGCTCGTTGATCGGGAGTTCGTCGGCCAGGCGGGACATGCAGCGGCGGCGTTGGGGGCGGGGGGATCGATCGGTGGGGATGCGGACGCGCGGCCGGGCTACCGGTCGCGGCTCTCCAGCAGCATCCGCAGGTAGCTGCGGGGCTCCAGGTCGCTCAGACCCAGCGCGGCGGCCAGGCCCTGCACCGCCTGCTGGGCGGACGTGGGGTCGCCCAGTTCGGCGATCGCCTCGACCTCGACAAACGTGCCGACCCCCTCGACCTTGTCGAGCGTCACCTCTAGTTGTAGGCCGCTGTGCGTCAGGTGGTAAGCTTCGCGGTGCTTGCAAACCTCGGCGACCGCCGTGAAGCCGAGCAGCTCCAGCAGCTGCCGCTGCGGCTGGCCGGACTCGGCAAGCGGGAACTCCAGCTCGGGCCGCGTCTTGACGGTTTGATCGAGCTTGGCCCCCTTGTAGGTCACCACTGCCTGGTCGCCGGTTCGCCTGATCCGCAGCGCCTCGCCGGTCTGGGCGAAGTCCCGCGACGGGTGACGGAAGTACGTATCGCGTTGCTCAACCACGCCGGACGGCGACCCGCCCAGTTCGGCGATCCGCGTCCGCACGGCGTCGAGGTCGGCCACGCGGAACTTCTGTTCGACTTCGAGCTTCATCTTCGTGGGACTGCAGGAGTCGTCTTGGGATGTGCGATGGGGCGCCTCAACGCAGCAGGTCTCACGGCGCAACCCTGAACCGGCGTCGGCGAGGCCTCCTACAGCAGAACGGTTGCCGGGCTACCGCAGGTACGTTGGTCCGCTGACCTCGACACTCCCGGCCTTGGCCTTCGCCTCAACGCCCTCGGCGTCGAGCGCCCACAGCGGGCTGATCTCGACCTGCGCGTCGGCGGGCAGGTCAACGCCCGCCGCGGCCAGCCAGCCGCGGTGCTGCGCCATCATGAATCGCTGCACGTACTCCTCGGTGTCCTTCGGGGCGCCCGGGGCGTTCTTCAGGGGGGCGAACACCTCGGCCTCGGCGTACTCTACGACGATTGGGTTGGCCGCCTTGGGGAGCAGGTCGAAGATGAACTTCTCGAACTTCAGCGCGTTGTTCTCGCTCGGCTCGACCAGGGCGCCCGACTCGTCCACATGCGGCACCTTCTTGTTGGCGATATGGAACGGCAGCGAGTCCTTCATGCCGAGCATCCGCTCTAGGAACGCGACGCCGAACACGTGCACCGCGATGCTGCCCGCCCAGAACCGCAGGCCGCCGTCGGCGTCCCGCTGCTCGGCGACATCGTCGGGCATGTCGCTGTACTCGATGATGGTCATGGCGTCGTCGATCATCGCGAAGTTGCCCAGCTTCTCGCCGGGCGTCTCCTTGGCGACCGCCATGCTGGTCAGCTCCGACTCGGCCAGCAGGTGGTAGCCGATAAACTCGGCGTCGCCGATCGGCACGATCGGGTTGTCCACCTGCAGGTAGAACAGGTGCTTCACGCCGCGGCGGTTCATGTGGTCAATCGCGCCGCTCTTGGCGAGCGCAGACACCGTGCCGCCGTGCCCATCCGGGCTGAGGAACAGCGCGTCCTTCTCCGCCATCAGCAGCTTGCCGGTCGCCTTGTCGACGGCCGGCATCGTGCCTTGGCAGAACACCACGAGGTCGTCCTCGGCGAGGCCGAAGTTGTCGTTCGCCTTGAGGAACGCGAGCTGCTCGTCGTGCGTGACCGGGCTGGTCATCAGGTAGACGGGAAGGCTCTTGCCGTGGCGGTTGGCCAAAGCGATGGCCTTCTCCAGGTGGATCTGCAGCAGCGTCGCGTCGGACACCGGGCCGATCGGGTACATGCCCTTGGGGTGGTCGAACCCGAGCCGGCTCCCCTGCCCTCCGGCGACCAGCAGCACGCCCACCTCGCCGGCGTCCAGCGCCTGGCGGCCCCGCGCGCGGGCCTGCTCGGGTGTGACGCCGAGCCCCCCCGCCTGGCCCTGCTGGCGGTCCGCCAGCCGCATCGCCGGGGGCGGGTCCGCGGACTGAGCCAGCGCGTGCCAGTCGGGCTGCTCGGCGTCGCCGCTGTGGAGCTGGGCGATCAGCCCCGGGTCGATCTCTTCTAGCTGCAGGGCCAGCTGCTGGCGTCCGGCCTCGGGCAGCTCGTCCCAGAACTGCAGGACGTGTTGCTGGTTGAACGGGGCGAGCTTCGCCTTCAGGGATTCGAGGTCTGCCATGGCGGAACGGGCGTCTTGGTTGCGGGCCGGTCGGGTGGAAGAAAGGCCAGGAGGGCGGGTAGCGCCCCAGCATACCAGCCCGCGGCCGGCCCGCTCACCCCGGTGGCGGGCGGCGCCGCCAGGCCGCCAGACCCGCTCCGGACGGGTCCCCGGGCATTGAAGGGGCAAACTCAGGTTTTTATACTCCTGGATTGCAAGCCTCCCATTCAATCCCAGGGGGCAACCCGCGGCACGATCCTCAGGAGACTTCTCGTGGCATCCGGCAACTACCTGTTCACCAGCGAATCCGTCAGCATGGGCCACCCGGACAAGGTGTCCGACCAGATCTCCGACGCGATCGTCGACGACATCCTCGCCAACGACCCCAACCCGGGCGCCGCCCGCGTCGCGGTCGAGACCCTCTGCACCACGGGCCAGGTGGTGGTCGCCGGCGAGGTCCGCACCAGCCACTACGTCGACGTGCAGAAGGTCGTCCGCGACACGATCAAGAAGATCGGCTACACCGACCCCTCGATCGGCTTCAGCCACGACTGCGGCGTGCTCAACGCGATCCACGGCCAGAGCGAGGACATCGCCCAGGGCGTCGACGCCGAGACCAGCCTCAGCAGCGAGCAGGGCGCCGGCGACCAGGGCCTGATGTTCGGCTACGCGTGCAACGAGACCGACGTGCTCATGCCGCTGCCGATCCACATCTCGCACCGCATCGTTGAGAAACTGGCCGAGCTGCGTCAATCCGGCGAGCTGCCCTGGCTGCGTCCTGACAGCAAGAGCCAGGTCACGGTTGAGTACGGCCCGGACAACAAGCCGATCCGCATCGACACGGTGGTCGTGAGCACCCAGCACGACGAGTCGATCCTGGCCGACTGCGGCAAGGTGATCACCGAGGCGGCCAAGCAGGAGATCATCGAGAAGGCGATCAAGCCCTGCCTGCCCGCCGAGTACGTCAACGGCGACATCACCTACCACATCAACCCGACCGGCAAGTTTGTGATCGGCGGCCCGCACGGCGACACCGGCCTGACCGGCCGCAAGATCATCGTGGACACCTACGGCGGCCGCGGCCGCCACGGCGGCGGCGCCTTCAGCGGCAAGGACCCCTCGAAGGTCGACCGCTCGGCCGCCTATATGGCCCGCTACATCGCCAAGAACCTGGTCGCCGCCGGCCTGGCCGACGAGGTCGAGGTGCAGCTGGCCTACGCGATCGGCGTCGCCGAGCCGGTGAGCGTCAACGCCAACACCTTCGGCACCGGCAAGGTCGACGAGGGCGTGCTGGTAGACCTGATCCGCGAGAACTTCTCGCTCACCCCCGGCGGCCTGATCAAGGAGCTCGGCCTGACCAAGCCGGTCATGTCGGCCACCGCCGCCCACGGCCACTTTGGCCGCGAGCCCGGCCCCAACGGCGAGTTCAGCTGGGAGAAGACCGACAAGGCCGAGGCCCTGGCCAAGGCCGCCGAGGCCGCCGCCGTCAGCAGTTAGACGATAAGTGCGAACCACCAAGGCACAAAGGGCACGAAGCCTCAGGTTTCGTGCCCTTCCTTTTTGACCAACCGAATGGAGTGGGAACACTCTTGTCAGAGCAAATCACCGCCCAACGTGTCGACGGCAAGCGAGTTGGTGGTGATTAGCGCCTACTAGTGTTCCCCTAACCTGCCTATCAAGCGGTATCAGCATGAGCAGTCTAAGGATTGGACTAGGTGAAGACACCCACCGCCTGGAGCCCGGCGGGCCACTGCGGCTGGGCGGGATCGACGTGCCGCACGACCGCCAGGCGGTTGGCCACAGCGACGCCGACGTGCTGCTGCACGCGGTGACCGACGCGTTGTTGGGCGCCGCCGGCCTGCCGGACATCGGGGAGCTGTTCCCCAATACCGACGAGGCCAACCGCGGCCGCGACTCGAAAGACTTCCTCCGCGAGGCCTACCGCCGCGTTCAGGAGGCCGGTTACCAGCTGGTGAACCTGGACTGCGTCATCGCCGCCCAGCGGCCCAAGCTGTTCCCCTACAAGGACGGAATGCGGCACGCCATCGCCGGCGTGCTGGGCGTGTCCGTCGGGCAGATCGGCATCAAGGCCAAGACCGGCGAGTCCGTCGGACCGGTCGGCAGAGAAGAAGCGATCGAAGCCCGCTGCGTGGCATTGGTGAGCGCCAAGGCAGCAGGCAGGGAGTAGGGAAGGGAGCGTCGCGGCTCCGCCGCGCGTAGTGGCGCCCAAGGGTACGGTTGCCATGGCCTTTGGCCAAACCTCTACTCGAAGTCGAACCGCATCCCGCCCGAGATCTTCGCCACGACGTTGTACAGGAACGCCATCAGCAGCCCACCGATAAACCCGCCGACGCCGTACATCAGCAGCATTATGATCGCCATACCGATCCCCAAGCCAATCTGAGTAGCGTCACCACTCACTACCGACGCCAGGATGAAGAAGGGGACAACAACAAGCCCCAAGAGCAGATACAACGCCCCCAGCACCTTGCCGGCCTGCAGCGGGTCGATGTGCTTGAGCGTCATAGTCGCACGACCGGGCGTCTGGTAGCCGCCGCCGTCGGTGATCGGCGACTCGAACGGGTTGCTGCTCATCGCGGTATCCTGCGTTGAAGTGCTAGCGGTAGATCCGTCGGGCGGCGAGGAGGGCAAGCGACCTTCCCAAAATCGCCCTGATCGGAGTAACTTACCGGAATCGCCCAGCACCCCGAACAGCAGTTCCGGATCCCAACACCCGAAATCCGCCCCGCTACCCATGCCCGCGCACCCTACCCTGCAGATCTACAACACGCTGTCGAAGAAGAAGGAGCCGTTCGAGACCGTCCAGGAGGGCAAGGTCGGCATCTACCTGTGCGGGCCCACGGTGTACGCCGAGGCCCACATCGGTCACCTGGTCGGGCCGGTGATCTTCGACTGCATCACGCGGCACCTCAAGTACAGCGGTTACGACGTCAACTGGGTGGTCAACATCACCGACGTCGACGACAAGCTAATCAACAAAGCCAACGAGCGCGGCATCACCATGCTCGAGGTGGCCGAAGAGAACATCAAGGACTACGAGGGCAACCTGGCCGCGCTGGGCGTAGACCAGATCAGCTCGTTCCCCCGCGCCACCGAGTGCATGGGCGACATCATCCAGTTCGTCGCGGACCTGGTCGAGAAGGGCTACGCGTACGAGTCCGAGGGCGACGTCTACTTCGACGTCGGCAAGGACCGCGAGTACGGCAAGCTCTCCAACCGCTCGGTCGAGGCCATGCAGGGCGACGGCGGCGGCCAGGCGGCCCGCAAGAAGTCCGCCGCCGACTTCGCGCTCTGGAAGTCCGCCAAGCCGGGCGAGCCGAGCTGGGAGTCGCCCTGGGGCGAGGGCCGGCCGGGCTGGCACATCGAGTGCAGCGCGATGAGCAAGAAGATCCTCGGCGAGACCTTCGACATCCACGGCGGCGGCCTGGACCTAGTGTTCCCGCACCACGAGAACGAGGTCGCGCAGAGCGAGTGCTGCCACGGCAAGCCGATGGTCAAGTACTGGGCCCACAACGGCCTGCTGCGCAAGGACTCGGCCGCCGGCAAGATCGGCGGCAAGAGCGACCGCCAAGAGCCCGGAGCGTCCGCCCCCGAAGCCGACGCCGGCGGCAAGATGAGCCGCAGCAAGGGCGCCGGCGGCCTGGCCGACCTCATCAAGAAGCAGGGGGGCGAGCGGATCCGCTTCTTCCTGCTCCGCACCCACTACCGCAGCACCGTGCTGTTCAGCGAGCCCGCCATCGAACAGGCCGCCAAGGGCCTGGAGACCTTCTACCGGCTGTTCAAGCGGTTCACGCGGATCAGCGGCGGCGACTTCTACGCGCTCACCGCGCCGACCAGCCGCGGCGCGAGCAGCATCGACCTGGGCGACAACGAGACCCTCGCCAAGGCGAAGGAGCTGAAGGAGAAGTTCCTGTCCGCCATGGACGACGACTTCAACACCGGCGGCGCGATCGCCGAGCTGTTTGAGCTCTCCACGCTGGCCAACAAGTTCTGCGACCAGCAGAAGATGGAAGAAGGCTCGCCCAACCCGGCCGACACCGCGGTGCTCGACCTGCTGATGGAGACCATCAAGGAGCTCAGCGCGATCCTCGGCATCTTCCAGCAGCCCCCGGCGGACGCCGGCGGTTCCGGCAACGAGCTGCTCGGCAAGGTTATGCAGCTGGTCATCGACCTCCGCGCCGAGAGCCGCGCCGCCAAGAACTTTGCCGTGGCCGACGCCATCCGCGACGGCCTGACCCCCACCGGCATCACGCTGGAGGACCGCGCCGGCGGCACCGAGTGGACCGGCGGCGCCGACGGTGCCCTGGACGGCGTGATGCAGATGCTGATCGACCTCCGCGCCACGGCCCGCAAGAACAAGGACTTCGCTACGGGCGATGCGGTCCGCGACCGGCTGAAGGACGCCGGCGTGACGCTCGAGGACCGCGCAGGCGGGACGGAATGGACCGCGGGGTAAGAACTTCCTCACGACCGCGCCCGTCAGGCGGTGAACAACTGGCTTTGCGTCTCCCCACTACGAAAGGCAGCCCCATGCGGTACAAGATCTCGCTGGAGAAGTCGGACGAAGGGTATGCCGCGTCCGTGCTCGGACTACCTGGGTGCCACTCGCAGGGCGCTACTGAGGCAGAAGCAATCGCCAACGTTCAGGATGCGATCCGGGAGTACCTCGAGGTGCAGCGTGAGCTGTGGGTGGACAAGGACACCCGCGAAGTGGAAGTCGAGGCCTAGGCGTGCCGAAGCTCCCCGGGGTTAACCATAAAGACGCCATACGC contains:
- a CDS encoding UTP--glucose-1-phosphate uridylyltransferase, with protein sequence MADLESLKAKLAPFNQQHVLQFWDELPEAGRQQLALQLEEIDPGLIAQLHSGDAEQPDWHALAQSADPPPAMRLADRQQGQAGGLGVTPEQARARGRQALDAGEVGVLLVAGGQGSRLGFDHPKGMYPIGPVSDATLLQIHLEKAIALANRHGKSLPVYLMTSPVTHDEQLAFLKANDNFGLAEDDLVVFCQGTMPAVDKATGKLLMAEKDALFLSPDGHGGTVSALAKSGAIDHMNRRGVKHLFYLQVDNPIVPIGDAEFIGYHLLAESELTSMAVAKETPGEKLGNFAMIDDAMTIIEYSDMPDDVAEQRDADGGLRFWAGSIAVHVFGVAFLERMLGMKDSLPFHIANKKVPHVDESGALVEPSENNALKFEKFIFDLLPKAANPIVVEYAEAEVFAPLKNAPGAPKDTEEYVQRFMMAQHRGWLAAAGVDLPADAQVEISPLWALDAEGVEAKAKAGSVEVSGPTYLR
- the cyaB gene encoding class IV adenylate cyclase, which gives rise to MKLEVEQKFRVADLDAVRTRIAELGGSPSGVVEQRDTYFRHPSRDFAQTGEALRIRRTGDQAVVTYKGAKLDQTVKTRPELEFPLAESGQPQRQLLELLGFTAVAEVCKHREAYHLTHSGLQLEVTLDKVEGVGTFVEVEAIAELGDPTSAQQAVQGLAAALGLSDLEPRSYLRMLLESRDR
- a CDS encoding type II toxin-antitoxin system HicB family antitoxin encodes the protein MRYKISLEKSDEGYAASVLGLPGCHSQGATEAEAIANVQDAIREYLEVQRELWVDKDTREVEVEA
- the cysS gene encoding cysteine--tRNA ligase, whose translation is MPAHPTLQIYNTLSKKKEPFETVQEGKVGIYLCGPTVYAEAHIGHLVGPVIFDCITRHLKYSGYDVNWVVNITDVDDKLINKANERGITMLEVAEENIKDYEGNLAALGVDQISSFPRATECMGDIIQFVADLVEKGYAYESEGDVYFDVGKDREYGKLSNRSVEAMQGDGGGQAARKKSAADFALWKSAKPGEPSWESPWGEGRPGWHIECSAMSKKILGETFDIHGGGLDLVFPHHENEVAQSECCHGKPMVKYWAHNGLLRKDSAAGKIGGKSDRQEPGASAPEADAGGKMSRSKGAGGLADLIKKQGGERIRFFLLRTHYRSTVLFSEPAIEQAAKGLETFYRLFKRFTRISGGDFYALTAPTSRGASSIDLGDNETLAKAKELKEKFLSAMDDDFNTGGAIAELFELSTLANKFCDQQKMEEGSPNPADTAVLDLLMETIKELSAILGIFQQPPADAGGSGNELLGKVMQLVIDLRAESRAAKNFAVADAIRDGLTPTGITLEDRAGGTEWTGGADGALDGVMQMLIDLRATARKNKDFATGDAVRDRLKDAGVTLEDRAGGTEWTAG
- a CDS encoding MFS transporter, whose amino-acid sequence is MSRLADELPINEQPYEPFDEPGDEEFSELSHRELYESRNFVWLMLHQVLLRIGWIFKTESIVMPMFLSMIGGSSVMIGLLPVLNRLGFSIPPLLYAQPLKLSPFKKRMVARSSLLMAAPFALLSGLWFSGVWRSGDGVAAWMPWLFLAVYGWFFCLTGINQLGMHALHGKLIRADLRGRLYTAAVVVGAPLAVASAWLLLPGWLAMPDGGFGWVFGVTAVAFLASGCMLLFTREEPDRLTEPPTRPAQKFVDAWRVVRDDPRARPVAILSALVCFNFMLFPHYQSLYPRPEGATVLNYLGKIMLWVCIQNAATALFSLIAGPLADWMGNRAALRWSTLGLATGPLLAVLLAQASDEMSRDYFFLVFVPLGFMPVTIKLLMNYTLEAAPDDDHPQYVAAIGMCIAVPVIVGSPLVGYLVGRIGATPVFVGGLAVLLLAFVQTLRLPEPRHG
- the lpxB gene encoding lipid-A-disaccharide synthase, translating into MNIFFSVGEPSGDLHGANLIRELKRRRPDWRMVGYGGPKMEQAGCDLHTDLTQFAVMWFLQVILNYHKFRALVQRADRYFAEHRPDAVVLIDYPGFNWHIAKKAKAHGIPVYYYGAPQLWGWAGWRVKKMRRNVDHVLVKLPFEEQWYRDRGCNATYLGHPYFDELRAQHLDEQFVASHQANGPLVTILPGSRTQEVRSNLVWQLKAAEKIRARSPGVRFAIAVFKESQRALVETELAKSGVEADVHVGRTPELIRAATCCLAVSGSVSLELLFHTKPTAIVYSVSPLAFFVQKFFRRVRYITLVNLLTAEELFPEEVGVFDPHDPRDAHVLMPEYLTCEDPSDALAGHAAGWLTDEAAREELVARMAELKERIGQGGASVRASEYLIDTLEPAAPAAVSDAA
- a CDS encoding M50 family metallopeptidase codes for the protein MILSEPSPTPADLHFRLLGFPVRVHPFFWIVCLLLGSNPEPRSVAIWVTAVFVSILVHELGHALLQRHYGGRSRIVLYGMGGLAISEGVRDTPWRQVLISLAGPFAGFAFAALLAAALVATGVPIAMRFVPFPIVAVAPVDSVFMNELLRDLFWINIMWGVLNLAPIYPLDGGRVSRELLTMCLPAHRGVIASLWLSLGCAAGIALYFLSLGGGLWTVLMFGVLAYSNYQMLQAYQQSRGRGW
- the ispF gene encoding 2-C-methyl-D-erythritol 2,4-cyclodiphosphate synthase — encoded protein: MSSLRIGLGEDTHRLEPGGPLRLGGIDVPHDRQAVGHSDADVLLHAVTDALLGAAGLPDIGELFPNTDEANRGRDSKDFLREAYRRVQEAGYQLVNLDCVIAAQRPKLFPYKDGMRHAIAGVLGVSVGQIGIKAKTGESVGPVGREEAIEARCVALVSAKAAGRE
- the metK gene encoding methionine adenosyltransferase, translated to MASGNYLFTSESVSMGHPDKVSDQISDAIVDDILANDPNPGAARVAVETLCTTGQVVVAGEVRTSHYVDVQKVVRDTIKKIGYTDPSIGFSHDCGVLNAIHGQSEDIAQGVDAETSLSSEQGAGDQGLMFGYACNETDVLMPLPIHISHRIVEKLAELRQSGELPWLRPDSKSQVTVEYGPDNKPIRIDTVVVSTQHDESILADCGKVITEAAKQEIIEKAIKPCLPAEYVNGDITYHINPTGKFVIGGPHGDTGLTGRKIIVDTYGGRGRHGGGAFSGKDPSKVDRSAAYMARYIAKNLVAAGLADEVEVQLAYAIGVAEPVSVNANTFGTGKVDEGVLVDLIRENFSLTPGGLIKELGLTKPVMSATAAHGHFGREPGPNGEFSWEKTDKAEALAKAAEAAAVSS